A single window of Pseudomonas marginalis DNA harbors:
- a CDS encoding response regulator encodes MSQTATILVIDDEPQIRKFLRISLASQGYKVIEAGTGNEGLAQAALSKPDLLVLDLGLPDMDGQQVLREFREWSTVPVLVLSVRASEGQKVEALDGGANDYVTKPFGIQEFLARVRALLRQAPVGETQEAALQFGPLTVDLAYRRVLLDGAEVALTRKEYAVLAQLARHPGRVITQQQLLKDIWGPTHTDDSHYLRIVVGHLRQKLADDPTQPRFIVTEAGVGYRLLSA; translated from the coding sequence ATGAGCCAGACCGCGACGATTTTAGTCATTGATGACGAACCGCAGATCCGCAAATTCCTGCGCATCAGCCTGGCCTCCCAGGGCTACAAAGTGATCGAGGCCGGTACCGGCAACGAAGGCCTGGCCCAGGCTGCGTTGAGCAAACCCGACTTGCTGGTGCTCGACCTGGGCCTGCCGGACATGGACGGCCAGCAGGTGTTGCGCGAGTTTCGTGAGTGGTCGACGGTGCCGGTACTGGTGCTGTCGGTGCGGGCCAGCGAAGGGCAGAAGGTTGAAGCCCTTGACGGTGGCGCCAATGATTATGTCACCAAGCCCTTCGGCATCCAGGAGTTTCTGGCCCGCGTGCGCGCCTTGTTGCGCCAGGCGCCGGTGGGCGAGACCCAGGAAGCGGCGTTGCAGTTTGGCCCGTTGACGGTGGACCTGGCCTATCGCCGCGTGCTGCTGGACGGCGCCGAGGTGGCACTGACCCGCAAGGAATACGCGGTGCTGGCACAACTGGCGCGGCATCCGGGACGGGTGATTACCCAACAGCAACTGCTCAAGGACATCTGGGGGCCGACCCACACCGACGACAGTCACTACCTGCGGATTGTGGTGGGGCATCTGCGCCAGAAGCTGGCGGATGATCCGACCCAGCCGAGGTTTATCGTGACCGAGGCGGGAGTGGGGTATCGGTTGTTGAGCGCCTGA
- a CDS encoding sensor histidine kinase — protein sequence MSDSGRADALLADLPRDGRGRLKVFLGAAPGVGKTYAMLQAAHTQLRQGVKLIAGVVETHGRAETEALLSGLPQQPLLRSEYRGVMLEEMDLDGLLAAKPKLVLVDELAHSNAPGSRHEKRWQDIQELLAAGIDVFTTVNVQHLESLNDQVRGITGVQVRETLPDWVLQEADELLLIDLPSRELLERLRDGKVYVPEQARAAIDAFFTQTNLMALRELAMQTAAAHVDDDLAQGYRQLGQAAPAVRGRLLVGVDGDAQAERLVRHASRVAQRRHLPWSLVHIDNGRARDEQARLRLQNAQQLAERLGGEVVLLRAGEVAKTLIQHAAERRASLLLVGQSRMRWRRRLFGGGLAARLLRNARGLEINVLDSDDVPAAPRLPDVRGLVWFDYALAVVATIVAAAVAWAVASALPLPNISLVFLAAVLLVAVRSSLGPSLVCAALSFLTYDFLFIPPNFSFAIQREEDVLTLLFFLLMAALTGNLAARQRRQLQALRDTQEETGELLDLSRKLTAATDRQAVISAAAHHLEGWIDLDLCLVNRDGQGGWKVETGGPLTFTEAERAAADWAWQHDQPAGMGTGTLPFGRWWWWPLSGEEGPLGLLGVSAKPGLELSGQRRRLLTALSQPLAQALARAQLAQELESARLHGETEQLRSALLASVSHDLRTPLTSMRGSIDSLLALGEAIPLEDRRELLEGTRDEAERLDRYIQNLLDMTRLGHGALKLARDWVSPGDIVGSALGRLRAVLAPLQVSTNVPAELPLLYVHAALIEQALVNVLENAARFSPPHGRLQLSAGVSDNRLFFAVADEGPGIPEDERAKIFDMFYTAARGDRGGQGTGLGLAICQGMVGAHGGHISVADGIEGRGTCITLFLPLPTQPGLEGEA from the coding sequence ATGAGCGACTCCGGCCGCGCCGATGCCCTGCTAGCCGATCTACCCCGGGACGGCCGTGGCCGGCTCAAAGTTTTCCTCGGCGCTGCGCCGGGTGTGGGCAAGACCTACGCCATGCTCCAGGCTGCCCACACCCAATTGCGCCAGGGCGTCAAACTGATCGCCGGCGTGGTTGAAACCCACGGCCGAGCCGAGACCGAAGCCTTGCTCAGCGGCCTGCCGCAACAACCGCTGTTGCGCAGCGAATACCGTGGCGTGATGCTCGAAGAAATGGACCTCGACGGCCTGCTCGCCGCCAAGCCCAAGCTGGTGCTGGTGGACGAACTGGCCCACAGCAACGCCCCCGGCAGCCGCCATGAAAAGCGTTGGCAAGACATTCAGGAACTGCTCGCCGCCGGCATCGACGTGTTTACCACGGTCAACGTCCAGCACCTGGAAAGCCTGAATGACCAGGTCCGCGGCATCACCGGTGTGCAGGTTCGCGAAACCTTGCCGGATTGGGTGTTGCAGGAGGCCGACGAACTGCTGTTGATCGACCTGCCGTCCCGCGAACTGCTCGAGCGTCTGCGCGACGGCAAGGTGTATGTGCCGGAGCAGGCCCGCGCCGCCATCGATGCGTTCTTTACCCAGACCAACCTGATGGCCCTGCGCGAGCTGGCGATGCAGACCGCCGCCGCCCATGTCGACGACGATTTGGCCCAGGGTTATCGCCAGCTCGGCCAGGCGGCGCCGGCGGTGCGTGGGCGTTTGTTGGTGGGCGTGGATGGCGATGCGCAGGCCGAACGCCTGGTGCGCCATGCCAGTCGCGTCGCCCAGCGCCGGCATTTGCCGTGGAGCCTGGTGCATATCGACAACGGCCGTGCGCGGGATGAGCAGGCCCGCCTGCGCCTGCAAAACGCCCAGCAACTGGCCGAGCGTCTTGGTGGCGAAGTGGTGCTGCTGCGGGCGGGGGAGGTGGCCAAGACCTTGATCCAGCATGCCGCCGAACGCCGTGCCAGCCTGCTGTTGGTGGGGCAGTCGCGAATGCGTTGGCGGCGTCGCCTGTTCGGTGGCGGTTTGGCGGCGCGCCTGTTGCGTAATGCCCGGGGCTTGGAAATCAACGTCCTCGACAGTGACGATGTGCCCGCAGCCCCACGCCTGCCGGATGTGCGCGGCCTGGTGTGGTTCGATTACGCCTTGGCCGTGGTTGCGACCATCGTCGCCGCCGCTGTGGCCTGGGCAGTGGCAAGCGCGCTGCCGTTGCCCAATATCTCGCTGGTGTTTCTTGCCGCCGTGTTGCTGGTGGCGGTGCGCAGCAGCCTGGGGCCGTCCCTGGTGTGTGCGGCGTTGTCGTTCCTGACCTATGACTTCCTGTTTATCCCGCCGAATTTCTCCTTCGCCATCCAGCGCGAAGAGGACGTGCTGACGCTGTTGTTCTTCCTGCTGATGGCGGCGCTCACCGGCAATCTTGCCGCGCGCCAGCGCCGTCAGTTGCAGGCATTGCGCGACACCCAGGAAGAAACCGGCGAACTGCTCGACCTGTCGCGCAAACTCACCGCCGCCACCGACCGCCAGGCGGTGATCAGTGCCGCCGCCCACCATCTGGAAGGTTGGATCGACCTGGATCTGTGCCTGGTCAATCGCGACGGTCAGGGTGGCTGGAAGGTCGAGACCGGCGGCCCGCTGACCTTCACCGAAGCCGAGCGTGCTGCGGCCGATTGGGCCTGGCAGCATGACCAGCCGGCAGGCATGGGCACCGGCACCTTGCCGTTCGGGCGCTGGTGGTGGTGGCCGTTGTCGGGCGAAGAAGGCCCGCTCGGGTTGCTCGGCGTCAGTGCCAAGCCGGGCCTGGAATTGAGCGGCCAACGCCGTCGCTTGCTGACCGCCTTGAGCCAGCCTCTGGCCCAGGCCCTGGCGCGGGCACAGTTGGCCCAGGAGCTGGAGTCCGCCCGTTTGCATGGCGAAACCGAGCAACTGCGCAGCGCCTTGCTGGCGTCGGTGTCCCACGATTTGCGCACACCGTTGACCTCCATGCGCGGCAGTATCGACAGCCTGCTGGCGCTCGGCGAAGCCATCCCCCTGGAGGATCGTCGCGAGCTGCTCGAAGGCACCCGCGATGAGGCCGAGCGCCTGGACCGCTATATCCAGAACCTGCTGGACATGACGCGACTGGGCCATGGCGCGCTGAAGCTGGCGCGGGACTGGGTGTCGCCCGGCGATATTGTCGGCAGTGCGCTCGGGCGTTTGCGCGCGGTGTTGGCACCTCTGCAGGTGAGCACCAATGTGCCGGCGGAGTTGCCGTTGCTCTATGTCCATGCTGCGTTGATCGAACAGGCACTGGTCAATGTGCTGGAAAATGCCGCGCGCTTTTCACCGCCCCACGGTCGATTGCAACTGAGCGCCGGCGTCTCGGATAACCGATTGTTTTTCGCCGTGGCGGATGAGGGGCCCGGTATTCCTGAGGATGAGCGGGCGAAGATCTTCGACATGTTCTACACCGCCGCACGCGGTGATCGAGGCGGGCAGGGAACCGGCCTCGGCCTGGCGATCTGCCAGGGCATGGTCGGCGCCCATGGTGGGCATATCAGCGTGGCCGATGGCATTGAGGGGCGCGGTACCTGTATCACGCTGTTCCTGCCATTGCCGACACAGCCTGGCCTGGAAGGCGAGGCGTGA
- the kdpC gene encoding potassium-transporting ATPase subunit KdpC has translation MSNIIRPALSLLVLMTLITGVAYPLVVTGVAQVAFPDQANGSLVRDAGGKVRGSSLIAQDFTGDSWFHPRPSAGAFATVSSSASNLGPSNPALATRVFDDANKQLVPGQGPVPLVSLTTSGSGLDPHLPPQAIAYQLARVAAARNVPVSTLQRLMDEHIESPLVGPPVVNVLALNMALEKL, from the coding sequence ATGTCCAACATAATCCGCCCGGCCCTGAGCCTGCTGGTGCTCATGACCCTGATCACCGGCGTGGCCTACCCACTGGTGGTGACCGGTGTCGCCCAAGTCGCCTTCCCGGACCAGGCCAACGGCAGCCTGGTGCGCGATGCCGGCGGCAAAGTGCGTGGCTCCAGCCTGATCGCCCAGGACTTTACCGGTGACAGCTGGTTCCATCCGCGCCCTTCGGCGGGTGCCTTTGCGACGGTTTCCAGCAGCGCCAGTAACCTCGGCCCCAGCAACCCGGCCTTGGCCACCCGCGTGTTCGATGACGCGAACAAACAGTTGGTGCCCGGCCAGGGCCCGGTGCCTTTGGTGTCGCTGACTACCTCCGGCAGCGGTCTTGATCCACACTTGCCACCCCAGGCGATTGCCTATCAACTCGCACGGGTGGCTGCCGCGCGAAATGTGCCGGTATCGACCCTGCAACGGTTGATGGATGAACATATCGAAAGCCCGCTGGTGGGGCCGCCAGTGGTGAATGTGCTGGCGCTGAACATGGCGTTGGAAAAGCTGTAA
- a CDS encoding patatin-like phospholipase family protein, translating to MKKRVALVLGSGGARGYAHIGVIEEIERRGYDIACIAGCSMGAVVGGIYAAGKLDEYRNWIESLDYLDVLRLVDVSFRLGAIRGEKVFGQIRKIVGEINIEELRIPYTAVATDLTNQQEIWFQEGCLHQAMRASAAIPSLFTPVMQGNRMLVDGGLLNPLPIVPVVSSHCDLIIAVNLNATNQKHYQLPVIQRPPAFKSRFNSLAKSLGSHLPFRRKQAEQLMKLEQEALQAQAAEINPWLESAEPESQQPAAAPEKPGAPKSATGSFIIDNVGPASLLDLINQSFEVMQTSLAQYKIAGYPPDVLINVPKRVCRFFEFYKAPELIALGREIASDTLDRYESEQR from the coding sequence ATGAAGAAACGTGTTGCCTTGGTGTTGGGTTCCGGCGGGGCCCGGGGCTACGCCCATATCGGGGTGATCGAGGAAATCGAACGGCGCGGCTACGACATCGCCTGTATCGCCGGTTGCTCCATGGGTGCCGTGGTGGGCGGGATCTACGCCGCCGGCAAACTGGACGAGTATCGAAACTGGATTGAAAGCCTCGACTACCTCGACGTGCTGCGCCTGGTGGACGTGAGTTTCCGCCTTGGGGCGATTCGTGGCGAAAAGGTCTTCGGGCAGATCCGCAAGATCGTCGGCGAGATCAATATCGAAGAGCTGCGCATCCCCTACACCGCCGTTGCCACCGACCTGACCAACCAACAGGAAATCTGGTTCCAGGAAGGCTGCCTGCACCAGGCCATGCGCGCCTCGGCAGCGATTCCCAGCCTGTTCACCCCGGTGATGCAAGGCAACCGCATGCTGGTGGACGGCGGCCTGCTCAACCCGCTGCCGATCGTGCCGGTGGTGTCGAGCCATTGTGACTTGATCATCGCGGTCAACCTCAACGCCACCAACCAGAAACACTACCAGTTGCCTGTGATCCAGCGCCCGCCGGCGTTCAAGAGCCGCTTCAACAGCCTGGCGAAATCACTGGGTTCGCACCTGCCGTTTCGCCGCAAGCAGGCCGAGCAGTTGATGAAACTTGAGCAGGAAGCCTTGCAGGCCCAGGCGGCCGAGATCAATCCGTGGCTGGAGTCGGCCGAACCCGAATCCCAGCAACCTGCCGCCGCACCGGAAAAGCCGGGGGCGCCAAAGTCGGCCACCGGTTCATTCATCATCGATAACGTCGGGCCGGCGTCATTGCTGGATCTGATCAACCAGAGTTTCGAGGTGATGCAGACTTCGCTGGCGCAATACAAGATCGCTGGCTACCCGCCGGATGTACTGATCAACGTGCCGAAGCGGGTGTGCCGGTTTTTCGAGTTCTACAAGGCGCCGGAGTTGATCGCACTTGGGCGGGAAATTGCCAGTGATACCCTGGATCGCTATGAGAGTGAGCAGCGCTGA
- the kdpB gene encoding potassium-transporting ATPase subunit KdpB, with product MNMPAKNAAPVNTQEPAKTAVSALWRPALVQAFVKLDPRQLQRSPVMLVVELTAILTTVLCFVPDTAVPTYVAVQIAVWLWFTVLFANFAEALAEGRGKARADSLKAGSEGLSARRKEADGSFKVVPATSLRKGDVVRVAAGEMIPGDGEVVEGIAAVNEAAITGESAPVIRESGGDRSAVTGNTRLVSDWLLIRITANPGESTLDRMIALVEGAKRQKTPNEVALDILLIGLTLIFLLVVVTLQPFAHFANGSLPLVFLVALLVTLIPTTIGGLLSAIGIAGMDRLVRLNVIAKSGRAVEAAGDVHVLLLDKTGTITFGNRRCAAVVAAPGVSGKEVAEGALFASLADDTAEGKSIVEYLRALHPQAEPSLDELTAVPFSAETRLSGVDYQGRVFRKGAVDSLLAFIGQPRGDLQPALAREIDKIAQSGGTPLLVCADGKLLGAIHLKDVVKPGIRERFAELRKLGIRTVMVTGDNPLTAAAIAAEAGVDDVLAEATPEKKLARIRHEQNDGRLVAMCGDGANDAPALAQADVGMAMNDGTQAAREAANMVDLDSDPTKLLDVVQIGKELLVTRGALTTFSIANDVAKYFAILPALFASIYPQLGVLNVMHLQSPQSAILSAIVFNALIIVVLIPLALRGVRVQAASAAALLRRNLLIYGLGGLLVPFVGIKAIDMLLTALHLV from the coding sequence ATGAATATGCCTGCAAAAAACGCGGCCCCGGTCAACACCCAGGAACCCGCCAAAACCGCCGTCTCTGCCCTGTGGCGCCCGGCGCTGGTCCAGGCGTTCGTCAAGCTGGACCCGCGCCAGCTGCAACGCTCGCCGGTGATGCTGGTGGTCGAGCTGACCGCCATCCTCACCACCGTGCTGTGCTTTGTGCCCGACACCGCCGTACCGACGTATGTGGCCGTGCAAATCGCCGTGTGGCTGTGGTTCACCGTGCTGTTCGCCAACTTCGCCGAAGCCTTGGCCGAAGGACGCGGCAAGGCCCGTGCCGACAGCCTCAAGGCCGGCAGCGAAGGCCTGAGTGCGCGGCGTAAGGAAGCCGATGGCAGCTTCAAGGTCGTGCCGGCCACCAGTCTGCGTAAAGGTGATGTGGTGCGTGTGGCCGCCGGGGAAATGATCCCCGGCGATGGCGAGGTCGTCGAAGGCATCGCAGCGGTCAACGAAGCGGCGATCACCGGTGAATCCGCACCGGTGATCCGCGAGTCCGGCGGCGATCGCTCGGCCGTCACCGGCAACACGCGGCTGGTGTCGGACTGGCTGCTGATCCGCATCACCGCCAATCCCGGCGAGTCCACCCTGGACCGCATGATCGCCCTGGTCGAAGGCGCCAAGCGTCAGAAAACTCCCAACGAAGTCGCGCTGGATATCCTGCTGATTGGCCTGACCCTGATCTTCCTGCTGGTGGTCGTGACCTTGCAGCCCTTCGCCCACTTCGCCAACGGCAGCTTGCCGCTGGTGTTTTTGGTCGCACTGCTGGTGACGCTGATTCCTACCACCATCGGCGGCTTGTTGTCGGCCATCGGTATTGCCGGCATGGACCGCCTGGTGCGCCTCAATGTGATCGCGAAGTCCGGTCGTGCCGTGGAGGCGGCCGGTGACGTGCATGTGTTGCTGCTGGACAAGACCGGCACCATCACTTTTGGTAACCGTCGGTGTGCGGCGGTGGTTGCGGCGCCTGGCGTCAGCGGCAAGGAAGTGGCCGAAGGTGCGTTGTTTGCTTCTTTGGCCGATGACACGGCAGAAGGCAAATCCATCGTCGAATACCTGCGGGCTCTGCACCCGCAGGCCGAGCCATCCCTGGATGAACTGACCGCGGTACCGTTCAGCGCCGAGACCCGCTTGTCCGGTGTCGACTACCAGGGCCGCGTGTTCCGCAAAGGCGCAGTGGATTCGTTGCTGGCGTTTATCGGCCAGCCACGCGGCGACCTGCAACCGGCATTGGCGCGGGAAATCGACAAGATCGCCCAGAGCGGCGGCACGCCCTTGCTGGTGTGTGCCGACGGCAAATTGCTCGGTGCGATCCACCTCAAGGACGTGGTCAAGCCCGGTATCCGCGAACGTTTCGCCGAGCTGCGCAAGCTGGGGATTCGCACGGTGATGGTCACCGGTGACAACCCGCTGACGGCCGCTGCGATTGCTGCCGAAGCCGGTGTGGATGACGTGCTGGCCGAAGCGACCCCGGAGAAAAAACTCGCGCGCATCCGTCACGAGCAAAACGACGGCCGCCTGGTGGCGATGTGCGGTGACGGTGCCAACGACGCCCCGGCACTGGCCCAGGCGGACGTCGGCATGGCGATGAACGACGGCACCCAGGCCGCCCGCGAGGCCGCCAACATGGTCGACCTCGACAGCGACCCCACCAAGCTGCTGGACGTGGTGCAGATCGGCAAGGAGTTGCTGGTGACCCGTGGCGCGTTGACCACCTTTTCCATCGCCAACGACGTGGCCAAGTACTTCGCGATCCTGCCGGCGTTGTTCGCCTCGATCTACCCGCAGTTGGGCGTGCTCAACGTGATGCACTTGCAGAGCCCCCAGAGCGCGATTCTCTCGGCCATCGTGTTCAACGCGCTGATCATCGTGGTGCTGATTCCCCTGGCGCTGCGCGGTGTGCGTGTGCAGGCCGCGAGTGCGGCGGCGTTGCTGCGGCGCAACCTGCTGATCTATGGCCTGGGCGGGTTGCTGGTTCCGTTCGTGGGCATCAAGGCGATCGACATGCTGCTGACCGCGCTGCACCTGGTGTGA